One region of Hymenobacter sediminicola genomic DNA includes:
- the lepA gene encoding translation elongation factor 4, producing the protein MKNIRNFCIIAHIDHGKSTLADRLLEFTSTVAKRDMQAQLLDNMDLERERGITIKSHAIQMQYPYKGEIYTLNLIDTPGHVDFSYEVSRSIAACEGALLIVDSSQGIEAQTISNLYLAIGSDLTIIPVLNKIDLPHSMPEEVSDEIVDLIGCDRDEIIPASGKSGIGIKEILDAICDRIPAPKGDPEAPLQALIFDSVFNSYRGIEVLFRIKNGTMRKGDKLRFMATGKEYGADEIGILGLNQEPRPEMSAGNVGYLISGIKEAREVKVGDTITHVARPTTEAIQGFADVKPMVFAGIYPVDTTEYEELRSCMEKLQLNDASLVWEPETSVALGFGFRCGFLGMLHMEIVQERLEREFNMTVITTVPSVQFHATGTKDQLLTINAPSEMPEPNMIKHIEEPYIKAQIITAADYVGPIITLCMEKRGIIKGQSYLTSERVELSFELPLSEIVFDFFDKLKTISRGYASLDYELIGFRESDMVKLDIMLNGEKVDALSAIVHRSKSYEWGRRLCEKLRELLPRQQFEIAIQASIGQKIISRETVKALRKNVIAKCYGGDISRKRKLLEKQKEGKKRMRQVGSVEIPQEAFLAVLKID; encoded by the coding sequence GTGAAGAACATCCGCAATTTCTGCATCATTGCTCACATCGACCACGGCAAAAGCACGCTGGCCGACCGCCTGTTGGAATTCACCAGCACGGTGGCCAAGCGCGACATGCAAGCCCAGCTCCTCGACAACATGGACCTGGAGCGGGAGCGGGGCATTACCATCAAGAGCCACGCCATTCAGATGCAGTACCCCTACAAAGGGGAAATCTACACGCTCAACCTGATTGATACGCCCGGCCACGTCGATTTCAGCTACGAAGTATCCCGCTCCATTGCGGCCTGCGAAGGCGCGCTGCTGATTGTGGATTCGTCGCAGGGAATTGAAGCCCAGACGATTTCGAACCTGTACCTGGCCATCGGCTCCGACCTGACCATCATTCCGGTTCTCAACAAAATCGATTTGCCGCACTCCATGCCGGAAGAGGTGTCCGATGAAATTGTGGACCTCATCGGCTGCGACCGGGACGAAATCATCCCGGCCTCGGGCAAATCCGGTATCGGCATCAAGGAGATTCTGGACGCCATCTGTGACCGGATTCCGGCTCCTAAAGGCGACCCGGAAGCGCCGCTGCAGGCTCTCATCTTCGATTCCGTTTTCAATTCCTACCGCGGCATCGAGGTTCTGTTCCGTATCAAAAACGGCACCATGCGCAAGGGCGACAAGCTCCGCTTCATGGCCACCGGCAAGGAATACGGAGCCGACGAAATCGGTATTCTGGGCCTGAACCAGGAGCCGCGCCCCGAAATGAGCGCCGGCAACGTGGGCTACCTGATTTCGGGTATCAAAGAAGCCCGCGAAGTGAAGGTAGGTGACACTATCACGCACGTAGCCCGGCCCACCACGGAAGCCATTCAGGGCTTCGCCGACGTGAAGCCGATGGTATTCGCCGGTATCTACCCCGTGGATACTACCGAGTACGAAGAGTTGCGTTCCTGCATGGAAAAGCTGCAGCTTAACGATGCCTCCCTGGTGTGGGAACCCGAAACGTCGGTGGCGCTGGGCTTCGGCTTCCGCTGCGGCTTCCTGGGCATGCTGCATATGGAAATTGTGCAGGAGCGTCTGGAGCGCGAGTTCAATATGACGGTGATTACCACCGTGCCCTCGGTGCAGTTCCACGCAACTGGCACCAAAGACCAGTTGTTGACCATTAACGCCCCGAGCGAAATGCCCGAGCCGAACATGATCAAGCACATTGAGGAGCCCTACATCAAGGCTCAGATCATTACGGCGGCTGATTACGTGGGGCCCATTATCACGCTCTGCATGGAGAAGCGCGGCATCATCAAGGGCCAGAGCTACCTGACTTCCGAGCGGGTGGAGCTGTCGTTTGAGCTGCCGCTGTCGGAAATCGTGTTCGACTTCTTCGACAAGCTCAAGACCATTTCGCGCGGCTACGCGTCACTGGACTACGAGCTGATTGGCTTTCGCGAGTCGGATATGGTGAAGCTGGACATCATGCTGAACGGCGAGAAGGTGGATGCGCTGTCGGCCATCGTACACCGCTCCAAGAGCTATGAATGGGGTCGTCGCCTCTGCGAAAAGCTTCGGGAGTTGCTCCCACGCCAGCAGTTTGAAATAGCTATCCAGGCCAGTATTGGGCAGAAAATCATTTCGCGCGAAACCGTGAAAGCCCTCCGCAAAAACGTAATTGCCAAGTGCTACGGCGGCGACATCAGCCGCAAGCGCAAGCTGCTCGAAAAGCAGAAGGAAGGCAAGAAGCGGATGCGCCAGGTAGGTTCCGTAGAGATACCTCAGGAGGCTTTTCTAGCTGTTTTGAAAATCGATTAA
- a CDS encoding 7-carboxy-7-deazaguanine synthase QueE — protein MEQFYTIQGEGYNTGRAAYFVRLGGCDVGCVWCDVKESWDADKHPRVAIPNIVAAATAHAGRNVVITGGEPLMYNLGPLTQALHAAGCQNWIETSGAYPLSGEWDWICVSPKKFKAPLPETLRQAHELKIIVFNKSDFAWAEEHAAQVGPGCRLYLQPEWSKSPQMMPLIVEYVKDNPRWQVSLQTHKFLDIP, from the coding sequence ATGGAGCAGTTCTACACCATTCAGGGCGAGGGCTATAACACGGGCCGCGCTGCCTACTTCGTCCGCCTGGGCGGCTGCGACGTAGGTTGCGTATGGTGCGACGTGAAAGAGTCCTGGGATGCCGATAAGCATCCGCGCGTAGCCATTCCCAATATTGTGGCAGCTGCTACGGCCCATGCTGGCCGCAACGTCGTCATCACCGGTGGCGAACCACTCATGTACAATCTGGGGCCCCTCACGCAGGCTTTGCACGCGGCCGGCTGTCAGAACTGGATTGAAACCTCCGGGGCGTATCCGCTCAGCGGCGAGTGGGATTGGATCTGCGTGTCGCCGAAGAAATTCAAGGCTCCCTTGCCCGAGACATTGCGGCAGGCGCACGAGCTGAAGATCATCGTCTTCAATAAGTCGGATTTTGCCTGGGCCGAGGAGCACGCGGCGCAGGTAGGACCCGGTTGCCGGCTGTATCTGCAGCCCGAATGGAGCAAGTCTCCGCAGATGATGCCGCTGATTGTTGAGTATGTGAAAGACAATCCGCGCTGGCAGGTGTCGTTACAGACTCATAAATTCCTTGATATTCCGTAG
- the fdhA gene encoding formaldehyde dehydrogenase, glutathione-independent, which produces MASNRGVVYLGPGKVEVQSIDFPELKNPKGKKITHGVILKVVSTNICGSDQHMVRGRTTAPAGLVLGHEITGEVIDTGADVEFLKKGDLVSVPFNVACGRCRTCKEMKTGICLTVNEGRAGGAYGYVDMGGWVGGQAEYVMVPYADFNLLKFPNKDQAMEKIWDLTMLSDIFPTGFHGAVKAGVGPGTTVYVAGAGPVGLAAAASALLLGAAVVIVGDMNKARLAHARSFGCETVDLNEDANLADQIANILGVPEIDCAIDCVGFEASGHGTQAKTEVPAAVLNSLMEITRAGGSIGIPGLYVTDDPGAKEKAAKTGNLSIRFGLGWAKSHSFHTGQTPVMSYNRQLMQAILYDKVQIAKAVNVEIITLDQAPEGYAEFDSGVAKKFVINPHNLIPA; this is translated from the coding sequence ATGGCAAGCAACCGAGGCGTAGTGTACTTGGGGCCGGGCAAGGTCGAGGTACAAAGCATTGACTTTCCTGAGCTGAAAAACCCCAAGGGCAAAAAAATAACCCATGGCGTGATTCTGAAGGTGGTTTCCACCAACATTTGCGGCTCCGACCAGCACATGGTACGCGGCCGGACCACGGCTCCTGCGGGCCTGGTGCTAGGCCATGAAATAACGGGCGAAGTAATTGACACCGGAGCCGATGTAGAGTTCCTGAAAAAGGGCGACCTGGTATCGGTGCCGTTCAATGTAGCCTGCGGACGGTGCCGCACCTGCAAGGAAATGAAGACAGGCATTTGTTTGACTGTGAATGAGGGCCGCGCCGGCGGGGCCTACGGCTACGTGGATATGGGCGGCTGGGTAGGTGGCCAGGCCGAGTATGTAATGGTACCTTACGCTGACTTCAACCTGCTCAAGTTTCCGAACAAGGACCAGGCCATGGAGAAAATCTGGGACCTGACCATGCTGAGCGACATTTTTCCGACCGGCTTTCATGGGGCGGTGAAGGCGGGTGTAGGCCCGGGCACTACAGTGTATGTGGCCGGAGCCGGCCCCGTAGGACTGGCGGCCGCCGCGTCGGCACTGCTGCTGGGAGCCGCGGTAGTCATTGTCGGGGACATGAACAAAGCCCGGCTGGCGCACGCCCGCTCCTTCGGTTGCGAAACCGTGGACCTGAATGAAGACGCCAACTTGGCCGACCAGATTGCCAACATCCTGGGGGTGCCAGAAATTGACTGTGCCATCGACTGCGTGGGCTTTGAGGCCAGTGGGCACGGCACTCAGGCCAAAACCGAAGTACCCGCCGCCGTGCTGAACTCGCTTATGGAAATCACGCGGGCGGGCGGCTCCATTGGCATTCCCGGCCTCTACGTAACGGACGACCCCGGTGCCAAGGAAAAAGCGGCTAAAACCGGTAATCTGTCCATCCGCTTTGGGTTGGGCTGGGCCAAAAGTCACTCCTTTCATACCGGCCAGACACCGGTGATGAGCTACAACCGCCAGCTGATGCAGGCCATTCTGTACGACAAGGTGCAGATTGCCAAAGCCGTCAACGTAGAAATCATCACCCTCGACCAGGCCCCGGAAGGCTACGCTGAGTTTGACAGCGGCGTAGCGAAGAAATTCGTCATCAATCCACACAACCTGATACCGGCGTAG
- a CDS encoding OmpA family protein — translation MRLLLSAVPLLACVLLSLDGTAQTTLATANTKARSLWEKAQTQAKERNFDKAIETLTVLNQKFPSLGEPHVLRGSLLKAMGENRAAFEAYRDGLAKLPADPNRATDYYTLGELAMSFGEYQTASESYKRLLKSGGPKAQRFAPRAQRQLLNCEFALKAMAAPIGVQPERLAAPLNTFRFQYFPALTADNRFLLFTGRPTSESGEDLFVSKMNKDGTVGDPASISPFINTPYNEGAGTISGDGKTLVFASCDRPNSVGNCDLYISRRTGNNWSKPQNLGRTVNSVEWDSQPTLSADGRTLYFTSTRRGGQGQEDIYMTTLDSKGNWTPARNLGKPVNTPGKDMAPFIHASGTTLYYVTDGLVGMGGLDVYRCEMQSATAWTEPQNLGYPLNTHENEASLFISSDNRRGFCSRSRAAEPGVKQERDRPVELFAFEVPQQVRSRETSTYTQGRVYDAITKKPIQADVQLYDLNTDELTQFVTSDSEDGDYTVVLNEGRQYAMYAAADKYLMKSLSFDYSDKRSFDPLTLDIYLEPVRAGRSIVLNNLFFDTKQYDLKPKSRTELNRLVDFMKQYPDVQVEISGHTDDVGSDDDNLALSQNRAKSVYTYLVSQKVPATRLRFKGYGENKPLVPNDSDVHRQQNRRIELRIL, via the coding sequence ATGCGCCTATTACTGTCTGCCGTACCGCTGTTGGCCTGTGTGTTGCTGTCCCTGGATGGAACTGCTCAAACCACGTTAGCCACGGCCAATACTAAAGCCCGCAGCTTATGGGAGAAAGCGCAAACGCAAGCAAAGGAGCGTAATTTCGATAAGGCCATCGAAACGCTGACGGTGCTGAACCAGAAGTTTCCTTCATTGGGCGAGCCACACGTGCTACGTGGTTCTCTGCTGAAAGCAATGGGTGAAAACCGGGCGGCATTTGAAGCCTATCGGGACGGCCTTGCCAAGCTGCCCGCCGACCCAAACCGGGCTACCGACTACTACACGCTGGGCGAACTGGCCATGAGTTTCGGGGAATACCAAACGGCTTCTGAGAGCTACAAGCGGCTGCTGAAGTCAGGAGGCCCCAAAGCCCAACGATTTGCTCCGCGGGCGCAGCGGCAACTGCTCAATTGCGAATTTGCCCTCAAGGCCATGGCCGCGCCAATTGGAGTGCAACCGGAGCGGCTGGCCGCTCCGCTCAATACCTTTCGGTTTCAGTACTTCCCGGCCCTCACCGCCGACAACCGGTTTCTGCTGTTTACCGGCCGGCCAACATCCGAAAGCGGTGAAGACCTGTTTGTGTCCAAGATGAATAAGGACGGGACTGTAGGCGACCCAGCTTCCATTTCACCCTTCATCAACACACCCTACAACGAAGGCGCCGGCACCATCTCCGGCGACGGCAAAACGCTGGTATTTGCCTCCTGCGACCGGCCAAACTCAGTCGGCAACTGCGACCTATATATCTCGCGCCGTACTGGCAACAACTGGAGCAAGCCGCAGAACCTGGGCCGCACCGTCAACTCCGTAGAGTGGGACTCGCAGCCCACGCTTTCGGCGGATGGACGCACGCTGTACTTCACTTCTACACGCCGGGGTGGGCAGGGCCAGGAAGACATTTACATGACCACCCTAGATAGCAAGGGCAACTGGACTCCGGCCCGCAACCTTGGCAAGCCGGTCAACACCCCTGGCAAAGACATGGCGCCCTTTATCCATGCCAGCGGCACCACACTGTACTACGTCACGGACGGGCTGGTAGGGATGGGCGGCCTGGATGTGTACCGGTGCGAAATGCAAAGCGCTACCGCCTGGACCGAGCCCCAGAATCTAGGATATCCCCTTAATACACACGAGAATGAAGCCTCGCTCTTCATCTCCTCCGATAACCGCCGGGGCTTCTGTTCCCGCTCCCGTGCCGCTGAGCCCGGCGTGAAGCAGGAGCGCGACAGACCGGTAGAACTGTTTGCGTTTGAGGTGCCGCAACAGGTCCGTTCCCGCGAAACCAGCACCTACACGCAGGGCCGCGTGTACGACGCTATTACCAAAAAGCCTATCCAGGCGGACGTGCAGCTCTACGACCTGAATACCGACGAACTGACACAGTTTGTAACATCGGACTCGGAAGATGGTGACTATACAGTGGTGCTGAATGAGGGCCGTCAATACGCTATGTATGCCGCCGCCGACAAATACCTGATGAAGAGCTTAAGCTTCGACTACAGCGACAAACGAAGCTTTGATCCGCTGACGCTCGATATCTATCTGGAGCCAGTGCGGGCTGGGCGCAGCATTGTGCTGAACAATCTGTTTTTTGACACGAAGCAATACGACTTAAAACCCAAATCCCGCACAGAGTTGAACCGGCTGGTGGATTTTATGAAGCAGTACCCCGACGTACAGGTAGAAATCAGCGGCCATACCGACGACGTGGGCTCTGACGACGACAACCTAGCTCTGTCGCAGAATCGGGCGAAGTCTGTGTATACATACCTAGTTAGCCAGAAGGTGCCGGCCACTCGCCTGCGCTTCAAAGGATACGGAGAAAATAAGCCGCTCGTGCCGAATGATTCTGATGTGCATCGGCAGCAAAACCGCCGCATAGAGCTACGAATACTATAG
- a CDS encoding bifunctional 5,10-methylenetetrahydrofolate dehydrogenase/5,10-methenyltetrahydrofolate cyclohydrolase → MTTAPDATTYRLIDGKQTAEAIKEEIAAEVAQRKAAGQKVPHLAAILVGHDGGSETYVRNKVLACERVGFESTLLRYEDTITEAELLAKVEELNQDASIDGFIVQLPLPRHIDTNKVIEAVRPEKDVDGFHPMNIGRMVAGLPALLPATPSGIVELLRRYELPTDGKHCVVIGRSNIVGTPVSILLAKNLEPGNCTVTLCHSRTQNLPEITRTADILVAAIGRPGFVTADMVKPGAVVIDVGTTRVDDAAKKSGWALRGDVNFSEVAPKASYITPVPGGVGPMTIAMLLLNTLRAAKGEVYPR, encoded by the coding sequence ATGACTACTGCCCCCGACGCCACAACCTACCGCCTCATCGACGGCAAGCAAACCGCCGAGGCTATCAAAGAAGAAATTGCTGCCGAAGTGGCTCAGCGCAAAGCTGCCGGCCAGAAGGTGCCTCATCTGGCGGCCATTCTGGTGGGCCACGATGGCGGCTCCGAAACCTACGTGCGCAACAAAGTGCTGGCCTGCGAGCGGGTGGGCTTCGAGAGCACACTGCTACGCTACGAGGATACCATCACCGAGGCCGAACTGTTGGCTAAAGTGGAGGAGCTGAACCAAGACGCCAGCATCGATGGATTCATTGTGCAACTCCCGCTGCCGCGCCACATCGACACCAACAAGGTGATAGAGGCCGTGCGCCCAGAGAAGGACGTGGATGGATTTCACCCCATGAACATCGGCCGGATGGTAGCCGGGCTGCCCGCACTGCTGCCTGCTACGCCCTCGGGAATCGTAGAGCTGTTGCGCCGCTACGAGCTGCCTACCGATGGGAAGCATTGCGTGGTAATTGGGCGTAGTAACATTGTGGGTACGCCGGTTAGCATTCTGCTTGCCAAGAATTTAGAGCCCGGTAACTGCACCGTGACTTTATGCCATTCCCGCACTCAGAATCTGCCTGAAATTACTCGCACCGCCGACATACTGGTTGCTGCTATTGGCCGCCCCGGATTCGTGACGGCAGACATGGTGAAGCCCGGCGCCGTTGTAATTGACGTAGGTACTACCCGCGTTGATGATGCCGCTAAAAAATCGGGTTGGGCCTTGCGAGGCGACGTAAATTTCTCTGAAGTTGCGCCCAAGGCATCCTACATCACACCGGTACCGGGTGGGGTAGGCCCCATGACCATTGCTATGCTGCTCCTGAACACGTTGCGCGCTGCTAAGGGCGAGGTGTATCCGCGCTAG
- a CDS encoding GlcG/HbpS family heme-binding protein produces MSINLEQAQAAVQAAHQKSIEMGVKMNIAVVDAGANLTAFIRMDDAWLGSLDISIKKAKTARFFDMPTGAIGSLSQPGGSLYNIEHSNGGLITFPGGIPIKDAQGKVIGAIGVSGSTVEDDHAVAEAGVQALAGR; encoded by the coding sequence ATGAGCATAAACCTCGAACAGGCTCAGGCCGCTGTGCAGGCCGCACATCAGAAGTCCATTGAGATGGGCGTCAAAATGAATATTGCTGTAGTGGATGCGGGTGCCAACCTCACGGCCTTCATCCGCATGGACGACGCCTGGCTGGGTTCACTGGACATTTCCATCAAGAAGGCCAAAACCGCCCGCTTCTTCGACATGCCGACCGGCGCCATTGGGAGCCTGTCGCAGCCCGGCGGTTCGCTCTACAACATCGAGCACTCCAATGGCGGGCTCATCACCTTCCCCGGCGGCATCCCAATTAAAGACGCCCAAGGCAAGGTTATCGGGGCCATCGGCGTATCGGGCAGCACCGTGGAAGACGACCACGCCGTGGCCGAAGCCGGCGTGCAGGCGCTGGCCGGCAGGTAG
- a CDS encoding citrate synthase has translation MAESAELILDGKSYSLPVIEGTEHEKAFDIGKLRDQTGYVTLDSGYKNTGATKSAITFLDGEEGILRYRGYPIEQLAEKSSFLEVAYLLIYGALPTQAELENFSHQITKHTLVHEDVRKIFDGFPSAAHPMAILSSLICSLTAFYPESVSPDLSKEEIDLNVIRLMAKMPTIAAWTYKNNMGHPLNYPRNDLDFCSNFLYMMFSFPTEKYNIDSRIVSALNKLLILHADHEQNCSTSTVRLVGSANASLYGSVSAGINALWGPLHGGANQEVLEMLQAIQQDGGDTSKFIAKAKDKNDSFRLMGFGHRVYKNFDPRAKIIKKAADDVLAALGIDDPLLKIAQELEQAALTDQYFIERKLYPNVDFYSGIIYRAIGIPTEMFTVMFALGRLPGWIAQWKEMRENKEPIGRPRQIYTGELERDYVSIENRN, from the coding sequence ATGGCAGAGTCTGCTGAATTGATCCTCGACGGGAAGTCCTACTCCCTGCCCGTCATTGAAGGTACTGAACACGAAAAGGCATTCGACATCGGCAAACTGCGCGACCAGACGGGTTACGTAACGCTCGATTCGGGCTACAAAAACACCGGCGCTACCAAAAGCGCCATCACCTTCCTGGACGGCGAAGAAGGCATTCTGCGGTATCGGGGCTATCCTATTGAGCAGCTGGCCGAAAAATCCAGCTTTCTGGAGGTTGCTTACCTGCTGATTTATGGCGCGCTGCCCACCCAGGCAGAACTCGAAAACTTCAGCCATCAGATTACCAAGCACACGTTGGTGCACGAGGATGTACGCAAGATTTTCGACGGATTTCCGTCGGCGGCGCACCCTATGGCCATCCTGAGCAGCCTTATCTGTTCGCTCACAGCTTTCTACCCCGAAAGCGTGTCGCCGGACCTGAGCAAAGAGGAAATTGACCTGAATGTTATTCGCCTGATGGCCAAGATGCCGACCATTGCGGCTTGGACGTATAAGAATAACATGGGGCACCCGCTGAACTATCCGCGCAATGACCTCGACTTCTGCTCTAACTTCCTCTACATGATGTTCAGCTTCCCCACGGAGAAGTACAACATTGACTCCCGGATTGTTAGCGCACTGAACAAGCTCCTCATTCTGCACGCTGACCACGAGCAAAACTGCTCTACTTCTACTGTGCGTCTCGTTGGTTCAGCCAATGCTTCGCTCTACGGTTCCGTGTCGGCAGGTATCAATGCGCTGTGGGGTCCGTTGCACGGTGGTGCCAACCAGGAAGTGCTGGAAATGCTGCAGGCTATTCAGCAGGATGGCGGCGACACCAGCAAGTTCATTGCCAAAGCCAAAGACAAAAACGACTCGTTCCGCCTCATGGGCTTCGGTCACCGTGTCTACAAGAACTTCGATCCGCGCGCTAAAATCATCAAAAAAGCAGCCGACGATGTACTGGCAGCCCTAGGCATTGATGACCCGCTGCTGAAAATTGCACAGGAACTGGAGCAAGCAGCCCTCACGGATCAATATTTCATTGAGCGCAAGCTGTACCCCAACGTTGACTTCTACTCCGGCATCATCTACCGCGCTATCGGCATCCCAACAGAGATGTTCACGGTGATGTTTGCCTTGGGCCGCCTACCCGGTTGGATTGCTCAGTGGAAAGAAATGCGCGAGAACAAAGAGCCGATTGGCCGTCCGCGCCAGATCTACACCGGCGAACTGGAGCGTGACTACGTCAGCATCGAAAACCGCAACTAG